In a genomic window of Mycolicibacterium neoaurum VKM Ac-1815D:
- a CDS encoding ABC transporter ATP-binding protein, which produces MTLHADRVSWDRGGTLVVDGVSVRPEQGHTVGLLGPNGSGKSSLLRLLSGYVTPTSGVVELDGQDIAGLRRRTVARRVAVVAQQVDTDVDLTIGAIVRLGRLPHRGTFGADRAVDDAAVAAALAQTGLVEMADRLWHKLSGGEKQRVQIARALAQEPRELLLDEPTNHLDIHHQLELMSLIARLPVTSIVAIHDLNLAAMFCDHVMVLQNGRVVAAGTPREVLTAELIGEVYRVRAHVIQTPTGLNIQFLPNDRGVSE; this is translated from the coding sequence ATGACGCTGCACGCAGATCGGGTGAGCTGGGACCGCGGCGGCACCCTCGTCGTGGACGGGGTCAGTGTGCGCCCGGAGCAGGGGCACACGGTGGGATTACTCGGGCCCAACGGTTCTGGCAAGTCGTCGCTGCTGCGGCTGCTCTCCGGATATGTCACGCCGACCTCCGGCGTTGTCGAACTCGACGGACAGGACATCGCGGGCCTGCGTCGCCGCACGGTCGCCCGCCGGGTTGCGGTGGTGGCACAGCAGGTCGACACCGATGTCGACCTGACGATCGGTGCGATCGTCCGGTTGGGCAGGCTGCCGCATCGGGGGACCTTCGGTGCCGACCGGGCGGTCGATGATGCGGCCGTCGCCGCCGCATTGGCGCAGACGGGTCTTGTCGAGATGGCGGATCGGCTGTGGCACAAGCTTTCCGGCGGTGAGAAGCAACGTGTGCAGATCGCCCGGGCTTTGGCCCAGGAACCCCGCGAACTGCTCCTCGACGAACCGACCAACCATCTGGACATCCACCACCAACTCGAGTTGATGTCCCTGATCGCCCGGTTGCCGGTCACCTCCATCGTCGCGATCCACGACCTCAACCTCGCGGCGATGTTCTGCGACCACGTCATGGTGCTGCAGAACGGTCGTGTCGTCGCCGCGGGCACCCCGCGAGAAGTGTTGACCGCCGAGCTCATCGGCGAGGTGTATCGAGTCCGTGCCCACGTGATCCAGACCCCGACGGGATTGAACATCCAGTTCCTGCCGAATGACCGCGGCGTATCGGAATGA
- a CDS encoding catalase family peroxidase, whose amino-acid sequence MGSSAEDPLFRWRGSPITRRSLLAGLGAVGVFFAVDVGSIGVAKGWIGRGASLTRQSFIEGFATVYGRHPGFRRNHAKGLALTGYFDSNGRGAELTTATVFTVGRTPVVGRFSLAGGNPFGADTPGAARGLGLAFGFPGGEQWRTAMLNTAVFPDNSPQGFYDRLLASKPQPDTGQPDPEAMKRFYAAHPETVTATAVNKQHPPTTGFADSIFSSLNAFMFVDAAGQRTPVRWSLHPDQSALPPGRGDNGLFDAAARQLRSGPLSWRLLLTVGEPGDPTEDATLPWPAERRTIETGTVTLVAAQTEAPGNARDVNFDPLVLPDGIEPSGDPLLSARSAVYAASYRDRSGEAYSTPAVVIPADRP is encoded by the coding sequence ATGGGGAGCAGCGCGGAAGACCCGCTCTTTCGTTGGCGTGGCAGTCCGATCACCCGACGATCGCTGTTGGCCGGGCTTGGCGCCGTCGGCGTCTTCTTCGCGGTCGATGTCGGCAGCATCGGCGTGGCGAAGGGTTGGATCGGGCGGGGCGCCTCGCTCACCCGGCAGTCGTTCATCGAAGGTTTCGCCACGGTGTATGGCAGGCACCCCGGATTCCGCCGCAACCATGCCAAGGGCCTCGCGCTGACCGGCTATTTCGACAGCAACGGTCGCGGTGCGGAACTGACGACGGCGACAGTGTTCACGGTCGGGCGCACCCCGGTCGTCGGCAGATTTTCGCTCGCGGGCGGTAATCCCTTCGGTGCCGATACCCCCGGTGCCGCCCGCGGTCTCGGCCTTGCCTTCGGGTTTCCCGGGGGTGAGCAGTGGCGAACCGCGATGCTGAACACCGCCGTCTTCCCCGACAATTCGCCGCAGGGCTTCTATGACCGGCTGCTCGCGTCGAAACCTCAGCCCGACACCGGTCAACCCGACCCGGAGGCCATGAAACGTTTCTACGCAGCACATCCCGAGACGGTGACGGCTACCGCGGTCAACAAGCAGCACCCACCGACGACGGGATTCGCCGACAGCATCTTCTCCAGCCTCAACGCCTTCATGTTCGTCGATGCAGCGGGGCAGCGCACACCGGTGCGTTGGTCACTACATCCCGACCAGTCCGCGTTGCCGCCCGGGCGTGGGGACAACGGACTGTTCGATGCGGCCGCGCGACAGCTTCGATCGGGGCCCCTGAGTTGGCGGCTGCTGCTGACGGTTGGCGAGCCCGGCGATCCGACCGAGGATGCCACGTTGCCCTGGCCTGCCGAGCGCCGCACCATCGAGACGGGCACGGTCACACTCGTCGCCGCGCAGACCGAGGCGCCGGGCAACGCCCGCGACGTGAACTTCGATCCGCTGGTGCTGCCCGACGGTATCGAACCTTCCGGCGATCCGCTGCTGAGTGCACGGTCGGCGGTGTACGCCGCGTCCTACCGTGATCGCTCCGGTGAGGCGTATTCGACCCCGGCCGTTGTCATCCCGGCGGATCGACCGTGA
- a CDS encoding MFS transporter, with protein sequence MTGAAARRTGLIREFVRASPAVRLLVLTQLAFNVGFFMVLPYLSVHLSSDLGQATAVVGVVLGLRTASQQGMFFIGGAIADRIGTKPATLTGCAIRVAGLLTLGLSTSLAGAAIGAVLTGFAAALFSPAVEAALARASASPEDPDRVSTSRLDAFALFNAFGQIGAFTGPLIGALLLDVNFATVSVTGALVFVVIGLAHLRWLPDERPSRIDRAVLHGFTSIMGNRAFLWFATVLSVQLVAYNQLYLLLPLELDRGWGDQQPLGVLLALSSVVVVVAQLRVAAWTSRRPVGRALRTGLLLTAVGALSAGAAAAAGGRPAVLAGTAAFVLLMALGQMIISPAARAAIPGLAREQHLGSYYGMYASIGGILVLPASAALGAVVDAVPDTGAGRAAPWLATALVLLVAAGLVGRIVVRPSAP encoded by the coding sequence ATGACCGGCGCCGCCGCACGGCGAACAGGTTTGATCCGGGAGTTCGTCCGAGCGAGCCCGGCGGTCCGGTTGCTCGTTCTCACCCAACTCGCCTTCAACGTCGGATTCTTCATGGTGTTGCCCTACCTGTCGGTGCACCTCAGTTCCGATCTCGGACAGGCCACCGCCGTGGTGGGGGTGGTGCTCGGATTGCGGACCGCTTCCCAGCAGGGCATGTTCTTCATCGGTGGCGCGATCGCCGATCGCATCGGCACCAAACCGGCCACGCTGACTGGTTGCGCGATCCGGGTGGCAGGCCTGCTCACGCTGGGTCTGAGTACATCACTGGCTGGTGCCGCGATCGGTGCGGTGCTCACCGGTTTTGCCGCCGCGCTCTTCTCGCCGGCGGTGGAGGCGGCGCTGGCTCGGGCCTCGGCATCACCCGAAGATCCCGACCGCGTGTCGACGTCCCGGCTGGACGCGTTCGCGCTGTTCAACGCGTTCGGGCAGATCGGTGCGTTCACCGGTCCGCTCATCGGAGCACTGCTGCTCGACGTGAATTTCGCGACGGTCTCGGTCACGGGTGCGCTGGTGTTCGTCGTGATCGGCCTTGCGCACCTGCGGTGGCTGCCCGACGAGCGCCCGTCACGGATCGACCGAGCCGTCCTGCATGGTTTCACCAGCATCATGGGCAACCGCGCGTTCCTCTGGTTCGCGACGGTGTTGTCCGTACAACTGGTCGCCTACAACCAGCTCTACCTGCTCCTGCCACTCGAGCTCGACCGCGGGTGGGGTGATCAACAGCCCCTGGGTGTTCTGCTGGCGTTGTCCTCGGTCGTCGTGGTCGTGGCGCAGCTGCGGGTCGCCGCCTGGACGAGCCGCCGGCCGGTCGGTCGCGCGCTGCGGACCGGCTTGCTCCTGACTGCGGTCGGGGCCCTGTCGGCGGGCGCCGCGGCAGCCGCCGGTGGACGTCCCGCCGTCCTGGCCGGCACCGCGGCCTTCGTGCTGTTGATGGCGCTGGGCCAGATGATCATCTCTCCCGCCGCTCGTGCCGCGATCCCCGGCTTGGCAAGGGAACAGCATCTGGGTTCCTACTACGGGATGTACGCATCCATCGGCGGAATCCTGGTGCTGCCTGCCTCGGCCGCGCTCGGCGCCGTGGTGGACGCGGTACCCGATACCGGGGCGGGCCGCGCAGCGCCGTGGCTGGCAACGGCGCTGGTACTTTTGGTAGCCGCCGGTCTGGTGGGGCGGATCGTGGTTCGGCCATCGGCGCCCTAG
- a CDS encoding nuclear transport factor 2 family protein has product MTMTPPIGVKPPVPPFTDESAALKVRLAEDAWNSRDPQRVAEGYSVDSVWRNRSVFVTGRAHIVEFLSNKWDREHEYRLIKELWAHSDNRIAVRFAYEYHDDSGQWFRAYGNENWLYNEHGLMTHRHASINDLRIEQSQRKFFWDTNVPRPQDHPSLSELGL; this is encoded by the coding sequence ATGACCATGACCCCACCAATCGGCGTCAAACCGCCGGTTCCCCCGTTCACCGACGAATCGGCTGCATTGAAGGTACGGCTGGCGGAGGACGCCTGGAACAGCCGTGATCCGCAGCGCGTCGCGGAGGGCTATTCAGTCGACAGCGTCTGGCGCAACAGGTCGGTGTTCGTCACGGGCCGCGCACACATCGTCGAATTCCTCAGCAACAAGTGGGACCGCGAACACGAGTACCGTCTGATCAAGGAACTATGGGCGCACAGCGACAACCGCATCGCCGTCCGCTTCGCATACGAATACCACGACGACTCGGGGCAATGGTTTCGCGCCTACGGTAACGAGAACTGGCTGTACAACGAACACGGCCTGATGACACACCGCCACGCCAGCATCAACGACCTGAGGATCGAGCAAAGCCAGCGCAAGTTCTTTTGGGACACGAATGTGCCACGGCCACAGGATCATCCGAGCCTATCCGAACTGGGCCTGTGA
- a CDS encoding TetR/AcrR family transcriptional regulator, translating to MSIAQTLDPQIDVPSLPARERILATAYRLFYREGIRATGVDKVIAEAGVTKVTFYRHFPSKDALILAFLDLRHRRWMDWFVDALDRHAHGHRRPAVVSAIAEWLTADSFRGCAFINSVNEIGADLPEVHAITARHKAEMVAAIKETLPPGPSRARTAQALGVAIDGAIVHAQYQRDATPAVKALATIASTLLPPER from the coding sequence GTGAGCATCGCCCAGACTTTGGATCCGCAGATCGACGTGCCGTCCCTTCCGGCGCGGGAGCGGATATTGGCTACCGCCTACCGACTCTTCTACCGAGAGGGGATCCGGGCGACCGGGGTCGACAAGGTGATAGCCGAGGCGGGCGTCACCAAAGTGACGTTCTACCGACACTTCCCGAGCAAGGACGCCCTGATCTTGGCATTCTTGGATTTGCGACACCGCCGTTGGATGGACTGGTTCGTCGACGCGCTCGATCGCCACGCTCATGGCCATCGCCGCCCCGCGGTGGTCTCCGCGATCGCGGAATGGTTGACCGCGGACTCATTTCGCGGCTGCGCGTTCATCAACAGCGTCAACGAGATCGGCGCGGACCTACCCGAGGTTCACGCCATCACCGCACGGCACAAGGCCGAGATGGTTGCGGCGATCAAGGAGACACTCCCGCCGGGACCGAGTCGAGCCCGGACTGCACAAGCGCTCGGAGTGGCAATTGATGGCGCCATCGTCCACGCCCAGTATCAGCGCGACGCCACACCGGCGGTCAAAGCACTCGCCACGATCGCGTCAACCCTGCTGCCGCCGGAACGTTAG
- a CDS encoding TetR/AcrR family transcriptional regulator has product MAPTRRAAAPRQRRTTSEQQILDATSALLRAGQRLPDIAVNDIIDAAGVSRSTFYQYFSSKTELAFRLAAPAMTAARAAADRWWGEPAWGGPEDMVDIVRTLLAQGREHRLAWLAVFDVADRDPEAGAGMESLVREYVSQMATRIAREQRAGNISGALDPTQLGRIMLVTTRASILDQLAHGDPAGDEAFSTTLGHLLWLAVRPG; this is encoded by the coding sequence ATGGCGCCGACCCGACGAGCGGCTGCTCCGCGGCAGCGGCGCACCACCAGCGAACAGCAGATCCTCGATGCCACGTCCGCCCTGCTGCGAGCCGGCCAGCGCCTGCCCGATATCGCGGTGAACGACATCATCGACGCAGCCGGTGTATCGCGATCGACGTTCTACCAATACTTTTCGAGCAAGACCGAGCTCGCTTTCCGGCTGGCCGCCCCCGCGATGACCGCGGCCCGCGCCGCTGCCGACCGGTGGTGGGGCGAACCCGCCTGGGGTGGCCCCGAGGACATGGTGGACATCGTGCGCACGTTGCTGGCGCAGGGCCGCGAACACCGCCTCGCCTGGCTGGCGGTGTTCGACGTCGCCGATCGGGATCCCGAAGCCGGAGCCGGAATGGAGAGTCTTGTGCGCGAATACGTCTCCCAGATGGCCACACGGATCGCCCGCGAACAGCGGGCGGGCAACATCTCCGGTGCGCTCGATCCCACACAGCTGGGGCGCATCATGTTGGTCACCACCCGCGCATCCATCCTGGATCAGCTGGCCCACGGCGACCCCGCGGGCGACGAGGCGTTCTCCACCACGCTGGGTCACCTGCTCTGGCTTGCCGTCCGCCCCGGGTAG
- a CDS encoding cytochrome b, translating into MSAPVRHRLRTRVLHWLTAFLVFATLLIGFTMTVLLGSYAVLLAVHMTLGAVILVIVVVRIANRFTHRAPPLPNTVGPLERVLVFGSEAAMYLVLVCQPLVGWAMVSASGRPVVLFGGWRLPRIAPFDADLYSILRQTHSVLAYVLIVLIAAHVSAVLLHTLTLRDGTLKRMTF; encoded by the coding sequence GTGAGCGCGCCCGTGCGACACCGGTTGCGCACCCGGGTTCTGCATTGGTTGACAGCGTTTCTCGTTTTCGCCACCCTGTTGATCGGTTTCACGATGACCGTCCTGCTCGGCTCCTACGCGGTGTTGCTGGCCGTGCACATGACATTGGGCGCCGTGATCCTGGTGATCGTCGTGGTGCGCATCGCGAACCGGTTCACCCACCGGGCGCCGCCGCTGCCGAACACAGTGGGTCCGCTGGAACGGGTGCTGGTGTTCGGTTCGGAGGCCGCGATGTACCTGGTGCTCGTGTGTCAACCGCTCGTCGGCTGGGCGATGGTGTCGGCATCCGGTCGTCCGGTCGTGTTGTTCGGCGGGTGGCGTCTGCCGAGGATCGCGCCATTCGATGCCGATCTGTATTCGATTCTGCGACAGACCCATTCTGTGCTCGCTTATGTGTTGATCGTGCTGATCGCCGCGCACGTGAGCGCCGTACTGTTGCACACGCTGACGCTGCGCGACGGGACGTTGAAGCGGATGACGTTCTAG